In Puntigrus tetrazona isolate hp1 chromosome 18, ASM1883169v1, whole genome shotgun sequence, one genomic interval encodes:
- the LOC122322985 gene encoding extracellular calcium-sensing receptor-like, with protein MLIFFYILLFLHCFHTRVDNTVCRMTGDSKYPLLSKDGDFTIGTLFAIHSKETLPSFEFRQKPQHLFCSSVNLRDFRMAQIMIFAIEEINRSNSLLPNVSIGYKIYDTCGSRLSSMSATMALMNGHDIAAYEMCNQQSPIHAIIGETESSATVILSRTTGPFKIPVISPSATCECLNRKQYPTFFRTIASDYHQSRALAQIVKHFGWSWVGAVNSDNDYGNNGMAIFLKAAQEEGICVEYSVKFYRTEMEKLQKVVDIIKKGTAKVIVVFLSHVEMGNLLDVLNIENIKDIQMIGVEAWITAKSLMSQNNFHVLRGSLGFAVRKIYIEGFAEYIINEFWNTAFPCSQIERNSSEHGLNCNGLQDLLEVKNFNEDISEQRYSSNVYKAVYAVAHSLHSLLNCKEQWGCENSLIVPPYKVVEALKKVDFTIKTGDRVWFDSTGAVIAQYEVVNWQQDLDGSIQFKPVGYYDASLPPDQRFVLNTENIIWAGGQLEKPSSVCSESCPPGTRKATQKGRPVCCYDCIPCAEGEISNETDSINCKQCPIEYWSNAEKNNCILKAVEFLSFTEVMGLVLVFFSLFGAGLTGLVAILFYSRKNTPIVKANNSELSFLLLFSLTLCFLCSLTFIGRPTEWSCMLRHTAFGITFVLCISCVLGKTIVVLMAFKATLPGNNVMKWFGPYQQRLSVLAFTLIQVLICVLWLTLAPPLPHKNIKYYKEKIILECSLNSIIGFWVVLGYIGLLATLCFILAFLARTLPDNFNEAKFITFSMLIFCAVWVTFIPAYISSPGKFTVAVEIFAILASSFGLLFCIFGPKCYIILCKPEKNKKQHIMRSF; from the exons ATGTTAATCTTTTTCTACATACTCCTATTTTTGCATTGCTTTCATACAAGGGTGGATAATACAGTTTGTCGTATGACTGGAGACTCTAAATATCCTCTGCTGTCTAAGGATGGAGACTTTACTATTGGAACACTTTTTGCAATTCACAGTAAAGAAACATTACCATCATTTGAGTTTAGACAAAAACCTCAACATCTGTTTTGTTCCAG TGTAAATCTGAGAGATTTTCGGATGGCTCAAATCATGATCTTTGCCATTGAGGAGATTAACAGAAGTAACAGTTTGCTACCGAATGTTTCTATTGGCTACAAAATCTATGATACTTGTGGATCAAGACTCTCTTCTATGAGTGCAACTATGGCCTTAATGAATGGTCATGATATTGCAGCATATGAAATGTGCAATCAACAGTCTCCTATACATGCTATCATAGGAGAAACAGAGTCTTCTGCCACAGTGATTCTGTCCAGAACTACAGGACCTTTTAAAATTCCAGTG ATAAGTCCATCAGCCACATGTGAATGTCTTAATAGGAAACAATACCCAACATTTTTCAGGACAATTGCTAGTGATTACCATCAAAGCAGAGCACTTGCACAAATAGTCAAGCACTTTGGCTGGTCTTGGGTTGGAGCTGTGAACAGTGACAATGACTATGGAAACAATGGAATGGCCATATTTTTGAAAGCAGCCCAGGAGGAGGGGATTTGTGTGGAGTACTCTGTGAAATTTTACAGGACAGAGATGGAAAAACTTCAAAAAGTTGtagacataataaaaaaaggcactGCAAAAGTAATTGTTGTGTTTCTTTCCCATGTTGAGATGGGCAATCTTCTTGATGTACTAAATATTGAGAACATTAAAGACATACAAATGATAGGAGTGGAGGCTTGGATAACTGCAAAAAGTTTGATGTCTCAAAACAATTTTCATGTTCTGCGAGGATCACTAGGGTTTGCAGTTAGAAAAATCTATATTGAAGGGTTTGCAGAATACATTATTAATGAGTTCTGGAATACAGCCTTTCCATGCTCACAAATTGAAAGGAATTCTTCTGAACATGGATTAAATTGCAATGGATTACAAGACTTGCTTGAAGTGAAAAATTTCAATGAAGATATCTCTGAACAAAGATATTCAAGCAACGTCTACAAAGCAGTTTATGCTGTGGCTCATTCACTACACAGTCTACTCAACTGTAAAGAACAATGGGGTTGTGAGAACAGTTTGATAGTACCACCATATAAG gtgGTTGAGGCTCTTAAAAAGGTAGATTTTACTATAAAGACAGGAGATCGTGTGTGGTTTGATAGCACTGGTGCAGTTATAGCCCAATATGAAGTTGTGAACTGGCAGCAGGACTTAGATGGATCAATACAGTTTAAACCAGTGGGATACTATGATGCTTCTCTACCTCCTGACCAGCGCTTTGTACTCAacactgaaaatattatttgggCTGGGGGACAGCTGGAG AAGCCAAGTTCTGTGTGCAGTGAGAGCTGTCCTCCAGGAACTAGGAAGGCTACACAGAAAGGAAGACCTGTCTGCTGTTATGACTGTATTCCATgtgcagaaggagaaatcagtaaTGAGACAG attcaattaaCTGCAAGCAGTGTCCAATTGAATATTGGTCTAACGCTgagaaaaataattgcattctTAAGGCTGTAGAGTTTCTTTCATTTACAGAAGTTATGGGACTGGTGCTAGTATTTTTCTCACTGTTTGGAGCAGGATTAACTGGGCTGGTGgccattttgttttatagcaGAAAAAACACCCCTATAGTAAAAGCCAACAACTCAGAGCTGAGCTTCCTGTTGCTCTTCTCACTgactctgtgttttctctgttctcttacTTTCATTGGTCGACCCACTGAGTGGTCCTGTATGTTGCGTCATACAGCATTTGGGATCACTTTTGTTCTCTGTATCTCCTGTGTTCTGGGTAAAACAATAGTTGTGTTAATGGCCTTCAAGGCTACTCTTCCAGGAAATAAtgtcatgaaatggtttgggcCTTATCAACAGAGGCTCAGTGTTCTTGCATTTACACTTATACAAGTTCTTATTTGTGTGCTTTGGCTAACATTAGCTCCTCCTTTaccccacaaaaatattaagtattataaGGAAAAGATCATTCTTGAGTGCAGTCTGAATTCTATTATAGGTTTCTGGGTTGTTTTAGGTTACATTGGCCTGTTGGCTACCTTGTGCTTTATTCTGGCTTTTTTAGCTCGCACACTGCCTGATAACTTCAATGAAGCTAAATTCATTACGTTCAGTATGCTTATATTCTGTGCTGTATGGGTCACATTTATTCCAGCTTATATCAGTTCACCTGGAAAATTTACTGTAGCTGTGgaaatttttgccattttagcttCAAGCTTTGGTTTATTATTCTGCATATTTGGACCTAAATGTTATATCATTCTGTGTAAGcctgaaaagaataaaaaacaacatattatgAGGTCATTTTAA